Sequence from the Cellulomonas fimi ATCC 484 genome:
CCCACGGGCGGGCACATCTCGCGGTCGGGCGACATCGGCTACCTCCCGCAGGACCCGAGCCACGGCGACCTGTCCCAGCTGGCGCTCGACCGCGTGCTCTCGGCGCGCGGGCTCGACGAGATCGTCCGCGCGATGCGCGTCACCGAGGGCGCGATGGCCGCGGCGGACGACGACGTGCGCGAGACGGCGATGGCCCGCTACGCACGCCTGGAGGCGCGGTTCACGGCCGCCGGCGGGTACGCGGCCGAGAGCGAGGCGCACCGCATCACCTCGAACCTCGGCCTCGACGACCGCGTGCTGGGCCAGCCGATGGGCACGCTGTCCGGCGGTCAGCGCCGCCGCGTCGAGCTCGCGCGGATCCTGTTCTCCGGGGTCGACACGCTGCTGCTGGACGAGCCGACGAACCACCTCGACGCCGACTCGATCACGTGGCTGCGCGACTACCTCAAGGCGTACCCGGGCGGCTTCGTCGTCATCTCCCACGACGCGGACCTGCTGCGCGCGACCGTCAACAAGGTGTTCCACCTGGACGCGAACCGCGCGCAGCTCGACCAGTACAACCTCGGCTGGGACGCGTACCTGCTGCAGCGCGAGACGGACGAGAAGCGCCGCCGCCGCGAGCGGGCCAACGCGGAGAAGAAGGCCGCGGTCCTGCTCGCGCAGGCCGACAAGATGCGTGCCAAGGCGACGAAGGCGGTCGCGGCGCAGAACATGGCACGCCGTGCCGAGCGGATGCTGTCGGGCCTGGAGGAGGTGCGCGCGTCGGACAAGGTCGCGCGCCTGCGGTTCCCGGACCCGTCCCCGTGCGGCCGCACGCCCCTCACCGCGGAGGGCCTGTCGAAGTCCTACGGCTCGCTCGAGGTGTTCACCGACGTGGACCTGGCGATCGACCGGGGGAGCAAGGTCGTCGTCCTCGGTCTCAACGGCGCCGGCAAGACGACGCTGCTGCGGATCCTCGGCGGCATCGAGGCGTCGGACACGGGCGAGGTCAAGCCGGGCCACGGGCTCAAGCTCGGCTACTACGCGCAGGAGCACGAGACGCTCGACCTGGAGCGGACGGTCGTGGAGAACCTGCGCACCGCCGCGCCCGACCTGACGGACACGCAGGTCCGGTCCGTGCTGGGCTCGTTCCTGTTCTCCGGCGACGACGCGGACAAGCCCGCGCGCGTGCTGTCCGGCGGGGAGAAGACGCGTCTCGCGCTCGCGACGCTCGTCGTGTCGAGCGCGAACGTGCTGCTGCTCGACGAGCCGACGAACAACCTCGACCCCGCGTCACGCGAGGAGATCCTCGCCGCGCTGCGCAGCTACAAGGGCGCGGTCGTCCTCGTCTCGCACGACGAGGGGGCCGTCGCGGCGCTCGACCCGGAGCGCGTGCTGCTGCTGCCCGACGGCGACGAGGACCTGTGGGGTCCCGCCTACCTCGACCTCATCGCCCTGGCCTGACGCCCGGGCCGTCGCGCTCGTCGCTCGGCGTGAGCTGCGCGTCGATCAGGGCGTCCTCCTCGTCCTCCGCGCGTCCGCCGCGGCGGCGCGGCACGTCGGTGCGCTCGGGGCGTCGCGGTGCGGCTGCTGCCGGAGGGGTCGGACCGGGGGGCGGCGTCGCAGCCTCGGCGGCTAGCGTCGACTCGCGCCGGGCGACCACGACCGACGCGCCGAGCACGAGCACGGCGAACGCCCACCACTGGAACGCGTACGACAGGTGCGACCCGGGGTCGGTGCTGGGGGGCGGGAGAGCGCCGGGCACCTCGGCCGGGGCGGGGTCCTCCGACCGGCGCTGCGCGTACGCGCCGTACGGGGTCGCGTCCAGCCCACCGGCGGCGAGCACCTGCTGCGACGCGACCGCCTGCACCTGTCCGGGCGGGGCCGAGCGGTCGGTGGCCCGCTCGTCGAGCCGGAGCCGCGCGGTGAGGGTCACGCTGCCGGACGGGGGAGCGGGCACGTCGACGGCCGCGCTCGCGTCAGCACCCGTCGGCACCCACCCGCGGTCGACGACGAGCACGTCACCCACCCCTGTCGGTGCGTCCGCGGTCCCCGCCGAGGCGTCCTCGACCACGAACGGCACGAGCACGTGGTAAGCCGGGTGCCCGTCGACGGGGCGGTTGCGCAGCAGCACGGTCGCGTCCGCGTCGTAGCGACCGACCACCTCGACGGTCCGCCACTCGTCGTCGGAGCCCAGCGGCTCGTCGGTCGACGGCAGCACCGCGTCGAGCGGGACGGGGTCCGCCGCGAAGTTCTCCTGCACCACCGCGATCGCGGCGTCGCGCCACACGTGCCGGTTCCACTGCCACCGGCCCAGCAGGACGCACACCGTCGCGAGCACCAGCCCGACGCAGACGATCCCGACGGCCCGACGCACGGTCGGACTCACGACGGCGCCACCCGCTCCAGGTCGTCCACGGGGACCACGTCACGCAGGAAGTCGCGCACGCCGAGGTACTGCGACAGGTGCTCGCGGTGCTCGTCGCACGACAGCCACACCTTGCGCCGCTCGGGCGTGTGCAGCTTGGGGTTGTTCCACAGCAGGCCCCACGACGGCTCGGAGCGGCAGCCGCGCGCGCTGCACACGAGCTCGTCGACGGCGTCCGGGACGGGACCCAGCAGGCTCACGGACGTCCTCCGAGCTGGTCGTGCGGGCCGGAGCCGGGGCCCAGCTCGCGGTAGGTCATGAAGGTGGTGTCCTCGTCGCGGCGCTCGCGGCCCGCGTTCGCGAGCAGGACCGCGACGTAGGGCAGCACGACGGCCGCGACGAGCAGCACGATGGGCACCGCGACGGGCAGGTGCCCCCACGTGAAGAACGCGCCGGCGAAGCACAGGAGCCGGATGCCCATCTGCGCGAGGTAGCGGCGCTGCCGGCGGGCGAGGTCCTCGGCGAGCGGCTCGGGTGCGGACGTGATGCGCTGCACCTCGTCCTGCTCCGGGCGCGCGCCACGACGGCGGTTCCCGGGGCTCGTGCGGCTGCTCACCACCTGATCGTAGTCCGCGTCCCGGACGCGCGTCCGTCGGGCGCCCGTTGTCCGGATCCCACAACAGGCCACCACGAACGTGTGCCGGGCCGGTGCCACGGCGCGCCTGCGGTGTCGGATAGCGTCGGGTTCCGTGCCTGAGACTCCCGACAACGAGACCGTCCCGACGCACCGCCCGCGCAGCGTGCTGGTGACCGGCGCGAACCGCGGTATCGGCCGCTCGATCGCCGAGCGGTTCGTCGCCGCCGGGGACAAGGTGGCGACCCTGTACCGCTCGGGCGACCTGCCCGACGGCGTGCTCGGCGCGGTCGCCGACGTGCGCGACACCGCCGCGGTCGACGCCGCGTTCAGCGAGATCGAGGCGGCCCACGGGCCCGTCGAGGTGCTCGTCGCGAACGCGGGCGTGACGCGCGACCAGCTGCTGCTGCGCATGACCGACGAGGAGTTCACGGACGTCCTCGACGTCAACCTCACGGGCTCCTTCCGCGTCGTGCGCCGCGCGAGCAAGGGCATGATCCGGCTGCGCCGCGGGCGCATCGTGCTCATCTCGTCCGTGGTCGGCCTCTACGGCGGCCCCGGGCAGGTCAACTACGCGGCGTCGAAGGCGGCGCTCGTCGGCATGGCCCGCTCCATCACGCGCGAGCTCGGCGGCCGCGGCATCACCGCGAACGTCGTCGCCCCCGGCTTCATCGACACCGACATGACGCGCGCCCTGCCCGAGGACAAGCAGAAGGCGTACCTCGAGGCGATCCCCGCCGGGCGGTTCGCGCAGCCCGACGAGGTCGCCGCCGCCGTCGAGTTCCTCGCCTCCGACGCCGCCGCCTACATCTCGGGCGCCGTGATCCCCGTCGACGGCGGCCTCGGCATGGGCCACTGACCTCTCCTCCCGCACCAGCACGGGTTCTCCCGCGACAGAACGGAACGACACGCATGGGTCTCCTCGACGGCAAGCAGCTCCTCGTCACCGGTGTGCTCACCGACGGCTCGATCGCCTTCCACGTGGCGCGGCTCGCGCAGGAGCAGGGCGCGCAGGTCGTGCTCACCTCCTTCGGGCGCCAGTTCCGCCTCACGCAGGCGATCGCGCGCCGCCTCCCCGTCGAGGCGCAGGTGCTGCAGCTCGACGCGACGTCCGCCGAGGACCTCGACGCGCTCGCGGACCGCGTGCGGGGGGCCGGCTTCGACCGGCTCGACGGCGTGGTGCACTCGATCGGCTTCGCGCCGCAGTCCGTGATGGGGGGCAACTTCCTGGCGGGCGAGTGGGACGACGTCGCGACCGCGCTGCACGTGAGCGCCTACTCGTTGAAGTCGCTCGCCGTGGCGGCGCAGCCGCTGCTCTCGCGCGGCTCGGCCGTCGTCGGCCTGACGTTCGACGCGCGCTACGCGTGGCCCGTCTACGACTGGATGGGCGTCGCGAAGGCCGCCTTCGAGTCGACCGCCCGGTACCTCGCGCGCGACCTCGGCCCGCACGGCGTGCGCGTCAACCTCGTCTCCGCGGGCCCGATCCGCACCACGGCCGCGAAGTCGATCCCCGGCTTCGAGGCGATGGAGGGCGGCTGGCCCGAGCGCGCGCCGCTCGGCTGGGACGTCACGGACCCGGAGCCGACGGCCCGTGCCGTCGCCGCACTGCTGTCCGACTGGTTCCCCGCGACGACGGGCGAGATCGTGCACGTCGACGGCGGCGTGCACGCGATGGGTCTGTGATGGGACGCTGACCCGGTGACGCCCGACCAGGCCCTCGACGGCCCCGCACGCCGACTGCTCCTCCTGCGCCACGCGAAGGCGGAGCACCCCGAGGGTCTGCCGGACCACCAGCGGCCGCTGTCGCTGGTGGGCCGGCGGCAGTCCGGACGGGTCGGCACGCAGCTCGCCGAGGCGGGCCTCGTGCCGGACCTCGTGCTGTGCTCGACGAGCCTGCGCACGCGCCAGACGTGGGACCTCGTGCGCGGCACGCTCGGAGCCGACCCGGTGCTGGACCTGCGCGACGACGTCTACGACGCCGGGCTCTCGACGCTGCTCGACGTCGTGCGCGCCGTGCCCGACGACGCCGCGACCGTCCTCGTCGTGGGCCACGAGCCGACCATGAGCCGCGTCGCGGCGACCCTGGCCGGACCGGGCTCCGACGAGGCCGCGCTCGCGCGCGTGCAGGTCGGCGTGCCGACGGCGAGCTGGTCGCTGCTCGGCTTCGCCGGGTCGTGGGCCGACCTCGCGCCGGGTGCGGCGACCCTGCAGCACCTGGGCGTCCCGGGCTGACCCTGCCGCGCCGACGACGGCGCCGGGACCGGCGGGCGCTCGGCACGGGGCGAGCGTCGGCCCCGGGGGGTCCGGCCGCAGGAGGGCTCAGGCGGGCGCGGCGAACGGCGGCAGGTCGAGCACCGCGTCGAGGCGGTCGGTGACGACCGCGTCCGCCGACGCGGCGACGAGCGGCTTGGCGTTGAACGCGATCCCGAAGCCCGCGGTCGCGAGCATGTCCAGGTCGTTGGCGCCGTCGCCGATCGCGATCGTCCGCTCGAGCGGGACGCCGACGGTCCGGGCGTACTCGCGCAGCGTCTGCGCCTTGACCGCGCGGTCCACGACCGGACCGGCGACGCGACCGGTCAGCACGCCGTCCGCGACCTCCAGACGGTTCGCGTGGACCAGCCGGATCCCCAGCCGCGCGGCGAGCGGCTCGACGATCTCGAGGAACCCGCCCGAGACGAGCCCGACGGGCCAGCCGCGCGCGTCGAGCTCGGTGACGAGCTCGCGCGCCCCCGGCGACAGCTCGACCTGCGCGAGCACGTCCGCGCACACCGACTCCGGCAGGCCGGCGAGCGTCGCGACGCGCTCGTGCAGCGACTCCGCGAAGTCGATCTCGCCGCGCATCGCCCGCTCGGTGATCTCGGTGACGAGCGCGCCGGACCCGGCGTGCTCCGCCAGCATCTCGACGACCTCGCCGGTGATGAGCGTCGAGTCGACGTCCATCACGACGAGCCGGCGCCGGTCCGGGCCGCCCGAGGGGGCGGCGGTGGCGTCGGTGCGGGGCGCGTCGGGGCTCACGGCACGCAGGCTAGTGCGGGCACGGGCCGCGTCGTCGCGGGCGCCCGCCTGGTGTGCACCGCGCGGCCCGGCGCCCGCCGTGCCCCGACCGGGAGCACGTCCGGGGCCGTCGTGACGACCCAGCCCCGACGGCTGGCCCGGAGAGCCGGTGTCAGCCGTCGATGACCGCGCCCTTGGGGACGACGGTGATGCCCGAGTCCGTGATCGTGAAGCCGCGGGCCAGGTCGTGCTCGCGGTCCAGGCCGATGCGCGCACGCTCCGGGACCACGACGTTCTTGTCGATGATCGCGCGGTGCACCTGCGCGTACCGGTGGACGTGCACGTCGTCCATGAGCACCGAGTCGGTGACCTGCGCCCACGAGTGCAGGCGCACCCCGGGGGAGATGACCGACCCGGACACCGTGGCGCCGGAGACGAGGACGCCGGGGGACACGATCGAGTCCGCGGCGTGGCCGAGGCGACCGGCGCCGGCGTGCACGAACTTGGCCGGCGGCAGGCCCGTGTAGCCCGTGTAGAGCGGCCACTCGTCGTTGTAGAGGTTGAACACCGGCTCGATGGAGATGAGGTCGGTGTTGGCCTCGTAGAACGCGTCGATCGTCCCGACGTCGCGCCAGTAGTCGCGGTCGCGCGGCGTCGAGCCGGGCACGTCGTTGCGGATGAAGTCGTAGACGGCTGCCGTGCCGCGCGCGACGAAGGCGGGGACGATGTCGCCGCCCATGTCGTGCCGGGACGTCGGGTTCTCGGCGTCCTCGGTGACGGCGCGCACGAGCGCGTCGGTGTTGGCGACGTAGTTGCCCATGGACGCGAGGATCTCGAGCGGGGAGTCCGGCAGCCCGACCGGGTCGGTGGGCTTCTCGCGGAACGCCGCGATCTTCGTCGGGTCGGACGGGTGCGTCTCGATGACGCCGAACTGGTCGGCCTCCGCGATCGGCTGGCGGATCGCCGCGACGGTCAGCTCCGCACCGGACTCGCGGTGCGCCTCGACCATCTGCGAGAAGTCCATCCGGTACACGTGGTCGGCGCCCACCACCACGACGATGTCGGGACGCTCGTCCTCGATGATGTTGAGGCACTGGTAGATCGCGTCCGCGCTGCCCAGGTACCAGTGCTTGCCGACCCGCTGCTGCGCGGGGACCGCGGCCACGTAGTTGCCGAGCAGCGGCGACATGCGCCACGTCTTCGACACGTGCCGGTCCAGGCTGTGCGACTTGTACTGCGTCAGCACGATGACGTGCAGGTACCGGGAGTTGATGACGTTCGACAGCGCGAAGTCGACCAGCCGGTAGATGCCGCCGAACGGGACGGCGGGCTTCGCGCGGTGCGCCGTCAGCGGCATGAGTCGTTTGCCCTCGCCACCTGCGAGGACGATTGCGAGAACGCGCGGCGCTGCCATGCGACGACCCTAGGCCCACGGGTGGGCCTGCGGCGAGGCGAGCACGCCGTCTCGCGCTAGCGTGTCGCGCAGAGCCGGTCGTCGACCGGACCCGACACGGGAGGTCCCGGTGCGCGTCGACCTGCTGACCCGCGAGTACCCGCCGCACGTCTACGGCGGCGCCGGGGTCCACGTCGCGGGGCTCACCCGCGTGCTCCGCGACAGGATCGACGTGCGCGTCCACGCCTTCGACGGCCCGCGCGACGAGCCGGGCGTCACCGGGTACACCGTGCCGGCCGGGCTCGGCCAGGCCAACGCGGCGCTGCAGACCCTCGGCGTCGACCTCGAGATGGTCGACGCGGTGGGGCGCGTCGGCGCCGACGGCGTCGCGAGCGACATCGTGCACTCGCACACCTGGTACGCGAACCTCGCGGGCCACCTCGCGTCGCTGCTGCACGGCCTGCCGCACGTCCTGACCGCGCACAGCCTCGAGCCGCTGCGCCCCTGGAAGGCCGAGCAGCTCGGCGGCGGGTACGCGATCAGCGGCTGGGCCGAGAAGACGGCCTACGAGGCGGCCGCCGCGGTGATCGCCGTGTCCGGCGGGATGCGTCAGGACATCCTGCGCGCCTACCCGGCCGTCGACCCGTCCCGCGTCCACGTGGTGCACAACGGCATCGACCTGGACGGCTGGCGGCGGCCCGAGGGCGACGAGGACCGCGCGCAGGCCGAGGCCACGGTGCGCGCCCTCGGCATCGACCCGACGCGTCCCGCGGTCGTGTTCGTCGGCCG
This genomic interval carries:
- a CDS encoding ABC-F family ATP-binding cassette domain-containing protein; this encodes MITAQAVELRIGARVLLEPTTFRIAAGDRIGLVGRNGAGKTTLTRTLSGETQPTGGHISRSGDIGYLPQDPSHGDLSQLALDRVLSARGLDEIVRAMRVTEGAMAAADDDVRETAMARYARLEARFTAAGGYAAESEAHRITSNLGLDDRVLGQPMGTLSGGQRRRVELARILFSGVDTLLLDEPTNHLDADSITWLRDYLKAYPGGFVVISHDADLLRATVNKVFHLDANRAQLDQYNLGWDAYLLQRETDEKRRRRERANAEKKAAVLLAQADKMRAKATKAVAAQNMARRAERMLSGLEEVRASDKVARLRFPDPSPCGRTPLTAEGLSKSYGSLEVFTDVDLAIDRGSKVVVLGLNGAGKTTLLRILGGIEASDTGEVKPGHGLKLGYYAQEHETLDLERTVVENLRTAAPDLTDTQVRSVLGSFLFSGDDADKPARVLSGGEKTRLALATLVVSSANVLLLDEPTNNLDPASREEILAALRSYKGAVVLVSHDEGAVAALDPERVLLLPDGDEDLWGPAYLDLIALA
- a CDS encoding SURF1 family protein, with product MSPTVRRAVGIVCVGLVLATVCVLLGRWQWNRHVWRDAAIAVVQENFAADPVPLDAVLPSTDEPLGSDDEWRTVEVVGRYDADATVLLRNRPVDGHPAYHVLVPFVVEDASAGTADAPTGVGDVLVVDRGWVPTGADASAAVDVPAPPSGSVTLTARLRLDERATDRSAPPGQVQAVASQQVLAAGGLDATPYGAYAQRRSEDPAPAEVPGALPPPSTDPGSHLSYAFQWWAFAVLVLGASVVVARRESTLAAEAATPPPGPTPPAAAAPRRPERTDVPRRRGGRAEDEEDALIDAQLTPSDERDGPGVRPGR
- a CDS encoding DUF3099 domain-containing protein, whose translation is MSSRTSPGNRRRGARPEQDEVQRITSAPEPLAEDLARRQRRYLAQMGIRLLCFAGAFFTWGHLPVAVPIVLLVAAVVLPYVAVLLANAGRERRDEDTTFMTYRELGPGSGPHDQLGGRP
- a CDS encoding beta-ketoacyl-ACP reductase, yielding MPETPDNETVPTHRPRSVLVTGANRGIGRSIAERFVAAGDKVATLYRSGDLPDGVLGAVADVRDTAAVDAAFSEIEAAHGPVEVLVANAGVTRDQLLLRMTDEEFTDVLDVNLTGSFRVVRRASKGMIRLRRGRIVLISSVVGLYGGPGQVNYAASKAALVGMARSITRELGGRGITANVVAPGFIDTDMTRALPEDKQKAYLEAIPAGRFAQPDEVAAAVEFLASDAAAYISGAVIPVDGGLGMGH
- the fabI gene encoding enoyl-ACP reductase FabI, whose translation is MGLLDGKQLLVTGVLTDGSIAFHVARLAQEQGAQVVLTSFGRQFRLTQAIARRLPVEAQVLQLDATSAEDLDALADRVRGAGFDRLDGVVHSIGFAPQSVMGGNFLAGEWDDVATALHVSAYSLKSLAVAAQPLLSRGSAVVGLTFDARYAWPVYDWMGVAKAAFESTARYLARDLGPHGVRVNLVSAGPIRTTAAKSIPGFEAMEGGWPERAPLGWDVTDPEPTARAVAALLSDWFPATTGEIVHVDGGVHAMGL
- a CDS encoding SixA phosphatase family protein, translating into MTPDQALDGPARRLLLLRHAKAEHPEGLPDHQRPLSLVGRRQSGRVGTQLAEAGLVPDLVLCSTSLRTRQTWDLVRGTLGADPVLDLRDDVYDAGLSTLLDVVRAVPDDAATVLVVGHEPTMSRVAATLAGPGSDEAALARVQVGVPTASWSLLGFAGSWADLAPGAATLQHLGVPG
- the serB gene encoding phosphoserine phosphatase SerB, with translation MSPDAPRTDATAAPSGGPDRRRLVVMDVDSTLITGEVVEMLAEHAGSGALVTEITERAMRGEIDFAESLHERVATLAGLPESVCADVLAQVELSPGARELVTELDARGWPVGLVSGGFLEIVEPLAARLGIRLVHANRLEVADGVLTGRVAGPVVDRAVKAQTLREYARTVGVPLERTIAIGDGANDLDMLATAGFGIAFNAKPLVAASADAVVTDRLDAVLDLPPFAAPA
- the glgC gene encoding glucose-1-phosphate adenylyltransferase, with product MAAPRVLAIVLAGGEGKRLMPLTAHRAKPAVPFGGIYRLVDFALSNVINSRYLHVIVLTQYKSHSLDRHVSKTWRMSPLLGNYVAAVPAQQRVGKHWYLGSADAIYQCLNIIEDERPDIVVVVGADHVYRMDFSQMVEAHRESGAELTVAAIRQPIAEADQFGVIETHPSDPTKIAAFREKPTDPVGLPDSPLEILASMGNYVANTDALVRAVTEDAENPTSRHDMGGDIVPAFVARGTAAVYDFIRNDVPGSTPRDRDYWRDVGTIDAFYEANTDLISIEPVFNLYNDEWPLYTGYTGLPPAKFVHAGAGRLGHAADSIVSPGVLVSGATVSGSVISPGVRLHSWAQVTDSVLMDDVHVHRYAQVHRAIIDKNVVVPERARIGLDREHDLARGFTITDSGITVVPKGAVIDG
- the glgA gene encoding glycogen synthase is translated as MRVDLLTREYPPHVYGGAGVHVAGLTRVLRDRIDVRVHAFDGPRDEPGVTGYTVPAGLGQANAALQTLGVDLEMVDAVGRVGADGVASDIVHSHTWYANLAGHLASLLHGLPHVLTAHSLEPLRPWKAEQLGGGYAISGWAEKTAYEAAAAVIAVSGGMRQDILRAYPAVDPSRVHVVHNGIDLDGWRRPEGDEDRAQAEATVRALGIDPTRPAVVFVGRITRQKGLPYFLRAAEQLPPDVQLVLCAGAPDTPQILQEVEGLVAQLRERRSGVVWIDRMLPRRDVVAILAHGTVFVCPSVYEPLGIVNLEAMAVGLPVVGTATGGIPEVIVDGHTGTLVPIDQVQDGTGTPVDPDRFVADLASALNDLVQDPERAAAWGRAARTRVEDHFSWEAIGERTLTVYRDVLG